A part of Myxococcus landrumus genomic DNA contains:
- a CDS encoding pyridoxal phosphate-dependent aminotransferase, with protein MKLARRLQAIKPSPTLALNSRAKALAAQGVDVVVLAAGEPDFDTPDYVKQAAVDAIKAGFTKYTATPGIPELREAICRKLERDNGLRFTPEQVLVTAGGKQAIYNFCQAVLDEGDEVLIFSPYWVSYPDMVRLAGATPVIVATREEDGFAPDPDAIRRALTPRTRAIIINSPGNPTGAVYSRAALEGIAAAVRDHDCLIISDDIYEKLVYTGERLGLSDVAPDLVPRIVVVNGMSKAYSMTGWRMGYAAGPRPVIAAMQLVQDQSTSNASSIGQKAALAALQGPPDTIATMAAEYHARRDFFVGGLNALDGVRCRMPEGAFYALADVRGLYGRPYKGKAISGSIQLSEILLDDFRVAAVPGDPFGAEGYIRMSFATSREVLAKGLTRLGEMVQALR; from the coding sequence ATGAAACTCGCCCGCCGGCTCCAAGCCATCAAGCCGTCTCCGACGCTTGCTCTCAACTCCCGCGCGAAGGCACTCGCGGCACAAGGCGTGGATGTCGTTGTCCTGGCGGCGGGTGAGCCGGACTTCGACACGCCGGACTACGTGAAGCAGGCCGCGGTGGACGCCATCAAGGCGGGCTTCACCAAGTACACCGCCACCCCGGGCATCCCCGAGCTGCGCGAGGCCATCTGCCGCAAGCTGGAGCGCGACAACGGCCTGCGCTTCACGCCGGAGCAGGTGCTCGTCACCGCGGGCGGCAAGCAGGCCATCTACAACTTCTGCCAGGCGGTGCTGGACGAGGGCGACGAGGTCCTCATCTTCTCGCCCTACTGGGTCAGCTATCCGGACATGGTGCGGCTCGCTGGCGCCACGCCCGTCATCGTCGCCACGCGCGAGGAGGACGGCTTCGCGCCGGACCCGGACGCCATCCGCCGGGCGCTCACCCCGCGCACGCGCGCCATCATCATCAACAGCCCGGGCAATCCGACGGGCGCGGTGTACTCGCGCGCGGCGCTGGAGGGCATCGCCGCGGCCGTGAGAGATCACGACTGCCTCATCATCTCGGACGACATCTACGAGAAGCTCGTCTACACGGGCGAGCGGCTGGGCCTCAGCGACGTGGCGCCGGACCTGGTGCCGCGCATCGTGGTCGTCAACGGCATGAGCAAGGCGTACTCCATGACGGGCTGGCGCATGGGCTACGCGGCGGGTCCCCGGCCGGTGATTGCCGCGATGCAACTGGTGCAGGACCAGTCCACCTCCAACGCGTCCTCCATCGGCCAGAAGGCGGCGCTGGCGGCGCTCCAGGGGCCCCCGGACACCATCGCCACCATGGCGGCCGAGTACCACGCGCGCCGCGACTTCTTCGTCGGCGGGCTCAACGCGCTGGACGGGGTGCGCTGCAGGATGCCCGAGGGCGCCTTCTACGCGCTGGCGGATGTGCGGGGCCTCTACGGCCGCCCCTACAAGGGCAAGGCCATCTCCGGCTCCATCCAGCTCTCCGAAATCCTGCTGGACGACTTCCGCGTCGCCGCCGTGCCGGGGGACCCGTTCGGCGCGGAGGGCTACATCCGGATGAGCTTCGCGACCTCTCGTGAGGTGCTCGCCAAGGGCCTGACGCGCCTGGGGGAGATGGTGCAGGCGCTGCGCTGA
- a CDS encoding alpha/beta fold hydrolase: MSGEPGYFHQDTLRVPDGAELYYQVTGDGEPGAVLCDGLGCDGFAWKYLAPYLSRHHRVLRWHYRGHGRSGIPMDRERIGMLYTCDDLQRVMDAAGMERAVLFGHSMGVQVALEFHRRYARRVQGLVLLCGSYGNPLDTFHDSNVLKKMFPTLRRVVERFPEQSARLIHAALRTELAVQLAITLEMNRERIARNDLAPYFEHLARMDPVVFVRTLDSLAEHSAWDHLLHVDVPTLVVAGERDKFTPGWLSRKMAARIPESELVVIPEGTHTAPLEAPGLVELRVERFLRERLGKPSTPSADGVRILPPAARA, translated from the coding sequence ATGAGCGGGGAGCCCGGCTACTTCCACCAGGACACCCTCCGCGTCCCCGACGGCGCGGAGCTGTACTACCAGGTCACCGGTGACGGGGAGCCGGGCGCGGTGCTGTGCGACGGCCTGGGCTGCGACGGCTTCGCCTGGAAGTACCTGGCGCCCTACCTGTCCCGGCACCACCGCGTGCTGCGCTGGCACTACCGGGGCCATGGCCGCTCCGGCATCCCCATGGACCGCGAGCGCATTGGCATGCTGTACACGTGCGATGACCTGCAGCGGGTGATGGACGCCGCGGGCATGGAGCGCGCCGTCCTCTTCGGCCACTCCATGGGCGTCCAGGTGGCCCTGGAGTTCCACCGCCGCTATGCCCGGCGCGTCCAGGGCCTGGTCCTCTTGTGCGGCAGCTACGGCAACCCGCTGGACACCTTCCACGACTCCAACGTCCTCAAGAAGATGTTCCCCACCCTGCGCCGGGTGGTGGAGCGCTTCCCCGAGCAGTCCGCCCGCCTCATCCACGCGGCGCTGCGCACGGAGCTGGCGGTGCAGCTGGCCATCACCTTGGAGATGAACCGGGAGCGCATCGCCCGCAACGATTTGGCGCCCTACTTCGAGCACCTGGCCCGGATGGACCCGGTCGTCTTCGTGCGCACACTCGACTCCCTCGCCGAGCACTCCGCGTGGGACCACCTGCTCCATGTGGACGTCCCCACGCTCGTCGTCGCCGGGGAGCGCGACAAGTTCACTCCTGGATGGCTGTCCCGGAAGATGGCCGCCCGAATCCCCGAGTCCGAGCTGGTGGTCATCCCCGAAGGCACCCACACCGCCCCCCTGGAGGCCCCGGGACTCGTCGAGCTCCGGGTTGAACGCTTCCTGCGCGAGCGGCTGGGCAAGCCCTCCACTCCCAGTGCGGACGGGGTACGAATTCTGCCCCCAGCAGCCCGTGCCTGA
- the typA gene encoding translational GTPase TypA, giving the protein MIPRENIRNVAIVAHVDHGKTTLVDHLLRQAGTFRSNEHVAERVMDSNDLEREKGITILAKNTAVNYKGMQINIIDTPGHADFGGEVERGLRLVDGVILLVDAAEGPLPQTRFVLSKALAMGLKTVLVINKIDRQDARAPEVLDQVYSLYIDLGADDKQLEMPVLYTIARQGQASTSLDVPGKTLEPLYDAIINHIPPPPASTETTPQLLVANLDYDDYVGRLAVGRVQAGRFTPNMPVSVVREGGKVEQGKIVKLYGFSGLKRAEILDAGPGEIVSIAGIEDVSIGDTIGDPETPVALPRITVDEPTMMMIFKVNDGPLAGKEGKFVTSRNLRERLYREAYRNVAVRVEDTETPDAFRVVGRGELALAVIIENMRREGYELTASNPEPITKTVDGVLHEPMELVFCDVPENSVGIVTERLGPRKGRMTDMASLGSGRTRLQYRIPARGLIGFRSEFLTITRGEGIMSSQFDGYEPWFGYIQKRQNGAIVSDRLGDTVPYALFSIQERGYLFVSEGTTVYEGMIIGEHSHPSELNVNCCREKKLTNIRAAGRDENVILVPPREMGLEKALEWIADDELVEVTPKSVRMRKKSLSSGDRYRAERDRKREERAADAE; this is encoded by the coding sequence ATGATTCCTCGCGAAAATATCCGTAACGTCGCCATCGTCGCCCACGTCGACCATGGCAAGACCACGCTCGTCGATCACTTGCTGCGGCAGGCGGGCACCTTTCGTTCCAACGAGCACGTCGCCGAACGGGTGATGGACTCGAACGACCTCGAGCGCGAGAAGGGCATCACCATTCTCGCGAAGAACACGGCCGTTAATTACAAGGGGATGCAGATCAACATCATCGACACCCCGGGTCACGCCGACTTCGGTGGTGAGGTGGAGCGCGGTCTGCGCCTCGTCGATGGCGTCATCCTCCTGGTCGACGCCGCCGAAGGTCCCCTGCCCCAGACGCGCTTCGTGCTGAGCAAGGCGCTGGCCATGGGCCTGAAGACGGTGCTGGTCATCAACAAGATCGACCGTCAGGACGCCCGGGCTCCGGAAGTTCTGGACCAGGTCTACTCGCTCTACATCGACCTGGGCGCGGACGATAAGCAGCTGGAGATGCCCGTCCTCTACACGATTGCGCGCCAGGGCCAGGCGTCCACGTCGCTCGACGTTCCGGGCAAGACGCTGGAGCCGCTGTACGACGCCATCATCAACCACATCCCGCCCCCGCCCGCGTCCACGGAGACCACGCCGCAGCTGCTCGTGGCCAACCTGGACTACGACGACTACGTGGGCCGTCTGGCCGTCGGCCGCGTGCAGGCCGGCCGCTTCACCCCGAACATGCCCGTCAGCGTCGTCCGCGAGGGCGGCAAGGTGGAGCAGGGCAAGATCGTCAAGCTGTACGGCTTCTCGGGCCTGAAGCGCGCGGAGATCCTGGACGCGGGTCCGGGTGAAATCGTCTCCATCGCCGGCATCGAGGACGTGTCCATCGGCGACACCATCGGCGACCCGGAGACCCCCGTCGCCCTGCCGCGCATCACCGTGGATGAGCCCACGATGATGATGATCTTCAAGGTGAACGACGGACCGCTGGCCGGCAAGGAAGGCAAGTTCGTCACCTCGCGCAACCTGCGTGAGCGCCTGTACCGCGAGGCCTACCGCAACGTGGCCGTGCGCGTGGAGGACACCGAGACGCCGGACGCGTTCCGTGTCGTCGGCCGCGGCGAGCTCGCGCTGGCCGTCATCATCGAGAACATGCGCCGCGAGGGCTATGAGCTGACGGCCTCCAACCCGGAGCCCATCACCAAGACCGTGGACGGCGTGCTGCACGAGCCCATGGAGCTGGTGTTCTGCGACGTGCCGGAGAACAGCGTCGGCATCGTCACGGAGCGCCTGGGGCCCCGCAAGGGCCGCATGACGGACATGGCCAGCCTGGGCTCGGGCCGCACCCGCCTCCAGTACCGCATCCCCGCCCGCGGCCTGATTGGCTTCCGCTCGGAGTTCCTCACCATCACCCGTGGCGAGGGCATCATGAGCAGCCAGTTCGACGGCTATGAGCCGTGGTTCGGCTACATCCAGAAGCGCCAGAACGGCGCCATCGTCTCCGACCGCCTGGGCGACACCGTCCCCTACGCGCTCTTCAGCATCCAGGAGCGTGGCTACCTGTTCGTGAGCGAGGGCACCACGGTGTACGAGGGGATGATCATCGGCGAGCACTCGCACCCCTCCGAGCTCAACGTGAACTGCTGCCGCGAGAAGAAGCTCACCAACATCCGCGCCGCCGGCCGCGACGAGAACGTCATCCTCGTCCCGCCCCGCGAGATGGGGCTGGAGAAGGCCCTGGAGTGGATCGCCGACGACGAGCTCGTCGAGGTGACGCCCAAGTCCGTGCGCATGCGCAAGAAGTCGCTGTCCTCCGGCGACCGCTACCGCGCCGAGCGTGACCGCAAGCGCGAGGAGCGCGCGGCCGACGCCGAGTAG
- a CDS encoding sigma 54-interacting transcriptional regulator translates to MDFEKHQSLHTIIMLRDVIRKWWQMELSFADRHGVVHDWQRGDITPPPNPFCRISLDSREGLRRCSQSVRVLHEKFRGNKKLRRSLFHDCHLNFSIVGAPLYVDNEYAGCLFVEGFARQSLQPRDVDVLHSRLLQFAPPLSDLERAEERVPVLDGAELAKLSDLLEYAAQEIINNEAELARREDQQPPPSAEVLERYRFEKIIGRSGPMMEVFRLMEKVANSDSTVLINGESGTGKELVARAIHHNGPRTDQPFVVQNCSAFNDNLLESALFGHTRGAFTGALRDKKGLFEVADGGTFFLDEVGDMSPALQVKLLRVLQEGTFLPVGGTQHKEVNVRVVAATHKDLGELVKRGEFREDLYYRINVIRLQLPPLRERRDDLPVLIDHFLRKHHREGQRTRGLSPEALSILGAYAWPGNIRELENEIERLLVLGGDFEMLPADLLSSRIRDAVVPGGGPFIPPRAHGRLHEAVEALEREMIHQGLLRTRNNKSRLARELGISRSNLILKISRYGLDRGLPDNDEPEVEA, encoded by the coding sequence ATGGACTTCGAGAAGCACCAGAGCCTGCACACCATCATCATGCTGAGAGATGTCATCCGCAAGTGGTGGCAGATGGAGCTCTCGTTCGCCGACCGCCACGGCGTGGTGCACGACTGGCAGCGCGGAGATATCACTCCGCCCCCCAACCCGTTCTGCCGCATCTCCCTCGACTCGCGCGAGGGACTGCGGCGGTGCAGCCAGTCGGTCCGGGTGCTGCACGAGAAGTTCCGCGGCAACAAGAAGCTGCGCCGCTCGCTCTTCCACGACTGTCACCTCAACTTCAGCATCGTGGGCGCGCCGTTGTACGTGGACAACGAGTACGCGGGCTGTCTCTTCGTGGAGGGCTTCGCCAGGCAGTCGCTCCAGCCGCGCGACGTGGACGTGCTGCACTCGAGGCTGCTCCAGTTCGCGCCCCCGCTGAGCGACCTCGAGCGCGCCGAGGAGCGCGTGCCCGTGCTGGATGGCGCGGAGCTGGCGAAGCTGTCCGACCTCCTGGAGTACGCGGCGCAGGAGATCATCAACAACGAAGCGGAGCTGGCCCGGCGCGAGGACCAGCAGCCGCCCCCTTCCGCCGAGGTGCTGGAGCGCTACCGGTTCGAGAAGATCATCGGCCGCTCGGGCCCGATGATGGAGGTCTTCCGGTTGATGGAGAAGGTGGCCAACTCCGACTCCACCGTCCTCATCAACGGCGAGTCGGGAACGGGCAAGGAGCTGGTCGCCCGCGCCATCCACCACAACGGGCCGCGCACGGACCAGCCCTTCGTGGTGCAGAACTGCTCCGCCTTCAACGACAACCTCCTGGAGAGCGCCCTCTTCGGTCACACCCGAGGCGCGTTCACCGGCGCGCTGCGCGACAAGAAGGGCCTGTTCGAGGTGGCCGACGGCGGCACCTTCTTCCTGGACGAGGTGGGCGACATGTCCCCGGCGCTCCAGGTGAAGCTCTTGCGCGTGCTCCAGGAAGGCACCTTCCTGCCCGTGGGCGGCACGCAGCACAAGGAGGTCAACGTCCGCGTCGTGGCCGCCACGCACAAGGACCTGGGCGAGCTCGTCAAGCGCGGTGAGTTCCGCGAGGACCTCTACTACCGCATCAACGTCATCCGCCTTCAGCTGCCGCCCCTGCGCGAGCGCCGGGACGACCTGCCCGTCCTCATCGACCACTTCCTGCGCAAGCACCACCGCGAGGGCCAGCGCACCCGAGGCCTGTCGCCGGAGGCCCTGTCCATCCTGGGCGCCTACGCCTGGCCGGGGAACATCCGCGAGCTGGAGAACGAAATCGAGCGGCTGCTCGTGCTGGGCGGGGACTTCGAGATGCTGCCCGCGGACCTGCTCTCCAGCCGCATCCGCGACGCCGTGGTGCCCGGCGGCGGCCCCTTCATCCCCCCGCGCGCCCATGGCCGGCTGCATGAGGCGGTGGAGGCCCTGGAGCGGGAGATGATTCACCAAGGCCTCTTGCGCACACGCAACAACAAGAGCCGGCTGGCGCGGGAGCTGGGCATCAGCCGCTCCAATCTCATCCTCAAGATTTCGCGCTACGGCCTGGACCGGGGCCTGCCCGACAACGACGAGCCCGAGGTGGAGGCATGA
- the coaD gene encoding pantetheine-phosphate adenylyltransferase — MPVAIYPGSFDPLTNGHLSLIQRSLKMFDKVIVAIAVNPKKTPLFTEDERRDLIREAVQDPRVEVDAFHGLLVDYVRRRGGSVIVRGLRAVSDFEYEFQLANMNRKLAPTVETVFMMTGEDYFYISSQLVREVASFGGDVTGLVPPNVHAGLKAKFARKT, encoded by the coding sequence ATGCCGGTCGCCATCTACCCAGGTTCGTTCGATCCGCTCACCAACGGGCACCTGAGCCTCATCCAGCGCAGCCTGAAGATGTTCGACAAGGTCATTGTCGCCATCGCGGTGAACCCGAAGAAGACCCCCCTCTTCACCGAGGACGAGCGCCGCGACCTCATCCGCGAGGCGGTGCAGGACCCGAGGGTGGAGGTGGATGCCTTCCACGGCCTGCTGGTGGACTACGTGCGGCGCCGGGGCGGCAGCGTCATCGTCCGCGGCCTGCGCGCCGTGTCGGACTTCGAATACGAGTTCCAGCTCGCGAACATGAACCGCAAGCTGGCCCCCACGGTGGAGACCGTCTTCATGATGACGGGGGAGGACTACTTCTACATCTCCTCCCAGCTCGTCCGGGAGGTCGCCTCGTTTGGCGGAGACGTCACGGGCCTGGTGCCCCCCAACGTCCACGCGGGCCTCAAGGCGAAGTTCGCGCGGAAGACGTAG
- the carB gene encoding carbamoyl-phosphate synthase large subunit, producing the protein MPKRTDIRKVLVIGSGPIVIGQAVEFDYSGTQAIKALRDEGVEVVLLNSNPATVMTDPEFAFRTYIEPITVDAAERIIAAEKPDSLLPTMGGQTALNLAKALAEQGILEKHGVRLIGASLEAINKAEDRQLFKAAMQKIGVTLPKSGYANTLDQAMSLVDEIGFPAIIRPSFTLGGTGGGIAYNREEFEAICRSGLKASPTSTILVEESVLGWKEYELEVVRDTADNVIIVCSIENLDPMGVHTGDSITVAPAQTLTDREYQRMRQASLAIIREIGVDTGGSNIQFGINPKDGRMVVIEMNPRVSRSSALASKATGYPIAKIAAKLALGYTLDELRNDITRDTPASFEPTLDYVVVKIPRFNFEKFPHADRTLTTSMRSVGEVMAIGRTFPEAYMKALRSMELGRVGLESPDLPTEKEEREKVLREALRVPRPERPWFVAQAFREGLTVEDVHALSAIDPWFLRYIEMLVREAQSIQECGRLDQLPDEVLRQAKAHGFSDKYLGKLLGYPEEEVRAHRHARKIRPVFKRVDTCAAEFEAFTPYLYSTYEEEDESPPTDRQKVLILGSGPIRIGQGIEFDYACVHAAFALREAGYETVMVNCNPETVSTDYDTSDRLYFEPLSIEDVLEVAQREKPIGAIVQFGGQTPLRISVPLEKAGLPILGTSPDAIDRAEDRERFSTLIEKLGLKQPENGVARSHAEAFKVAERIGYPVMVRPSYVLGGRAMETVYDAASLERYMREAVSASPEHPVLIDRFLKEAIEVDLDLVADRTGDVMIGGVLEHIQEAGVHSGDAAATLPPHSLSPDLVERMKDQAIALARELGVVGLMNVQFAIQGKVIYILEVNPRASRTVPFISKATGVAMAKIAALCMVGKTLKELGATKEPEMRHVAVKESVFPFARFAGVDVILGPEMKSTGEVMGLAQDYASAFAKSQLAAGVKLPKSGKVFISVKDDDKPAVVDLAKRLRSMGFTLIVTAGTHKYLATKGIEAQVVQKVKEGRPNIVDKIVDGEIVLVINTTFGKQEIADSFSIRREALMHSVPYYTTVQAARMAVGALEALKRTELEVKPLQEYLGVTSTVPGKARR; encoded by the coding sequence ATGCCCAAGCGTACCGATATCCGCAAGGTTCTTGTGATTGGCTCGGGCCCGATTGTCATCGGGCAGGCCGTCGAGTTCGACTACTCCGGTACTCAAGCCATCAAGGCTCTCCGGGATGAAGGCGTGGAGGTGGTGCTGCTCAACAGCAACCCCGCCACGGTGATGACGGACCCCGAGTTCGCTTTCCGTACCTACATTGAGCCCATCACGGTGGATGCGGCCGAACGCATCATCGCCGCGGAGAAGCCGGACTCTCTCCTTCCGACGATGGGAGGCCAGACGGCGCTCAACCTGGCGAAGGCGCTGGCGGAGCAGGGCATCCTGGAGAAGCACGGGGTGCGGCTCATCGGCGCGTCGCTGGAGGCCATCAACAAGGCCGAGGACCGCCAGCTCTTCAAGGCGGCCATGCAGAAGATTGGCGTGACGCTGCCGAAGAGCGGCTACGCGAACACGCTGGACCAGGCCATGTCGCTGGTGGACGAGATTGGCTTCCCCGCCATCATCCGTCCCTCGTTCACCCTGGGCGGCACGGGCGGCGGCATCGCCTACAACCGCGAGGAGTTCGAGGCCATCTGCCGCTCCGGCCTGAAGGCCAGCCCCACGTCCACCATCCTCGTCGAGGAGAGCGTGCTGGGCTGGAAGGAGTACGAGCTGGAAGTGGTCCGCGACACGGCGGACAACGTCATCATCGTCTGCTCCATCGAGAACCTGGACCCCATGGGTGTCCACACGGGTGACTCCATCACCGTGGCGCCCGCGCAGACGCTGACCGACCGCGAGTACCAGCGGATGCGGCAGGCCTCGCTGGCCATCATCCGCGAGATTGGCGTCGACACGGGCGGCTCCAACATCCAGTTCGGCATCAACCCGAAGGACGGCCGCATGGTCGTCATCGAGATGAACCCGCGCGTGTCCCGCTCCAGCGCGCTGGCCTCGAAGGCGACGGGCTACCCCATCGCGAAGATCGCCGCGAAGCTGGCCCTGGGCTACACGCTGGACGAGCTGCGCAACGACATCACCCGCGACACGCCGGCCTCGTTCGAGCCGACGCTGGACTACGTGGTGGTGAAGATTCCGCGCTTCAACTTCGAGAAGTTCCCGCACGCGGACCGGACGCTGACGACGAGCATGCGCTCGGTGGGCGAGGTCATGGCCATTGGCCGCACCTTCCCCGAGGCGTACATGAAGGCGCTGCGCTCCATGGAGCTGGGCCGCGTGGGCCTGGAGTCGCCGGACCTGCCCACGGAGAAGGAGGAGCGCGAGAAGGTGCTGCGCGAGGCGCTCCGCGTCCCCCGTCCCGAGCGGCCCTGGTTCGTGGCCCAGGCGTTCCGCGAGGGGCTGACGGTGGAGGACGTGCACGCGCTGTCCGCCATCGACCCGTGGTTCCTGCGCTACATCGAGATGCTGGTGCGCGAGGCGCAGTCCATCCAGGAGTGCGGCCGTCTGGACCAGCTCCCGGACGAGGTGCTCCGCCAGGCCAAGGCGCACGGCTTCTCCGACAAGTACCTGGGCAAGCTCCTGGGCTACCCGGAGGAGGAGGTCCGGGCGCACCGGCACGCGCGCAAGATTCGTCCCGTGTTCAAGCGCGTGGACACCTGCGCGGCGGAGTTCGAGGCCTTCACGCCGTACCTCTACTCGACCTACGAGGAAGAGGACGAGTCGCCCCCGACGGACCGCCAGAAGGTGCTCATCCTGGGCAGCGGCCCCATCCGGATTGGTCAGGGCATCGAGTTCGACTACGCGTGCGTCCACGCGGCCTTCGCGCTGCGCGAGGCCGGGTACGAGACGGTGATGGTCAACTGCAACCCGGAGACGGTGTCCACGGACTACGACACGTCCGACCGCCTCTACTTCGAGCCGCTCTCCATCGAGGACGTGCTCGAGGTGGCGCAGCGCGAGAAGCCCATCGGCGCCATCGTGCAGTTCGGCGGGCAGACGCCGCTGCGCATCTCGGTGCCGCTGGAGAAGGCGGGCCTGCCGATTCTGGGCACATCGCCGGACGCCATCGACCGGGCGGAGGACCGCGAGCGGTTCAGCACGCTCATCGAGAAGCTGGGGTTGAAGCAGCCGGAGAACGGGGTGGCGCGCAGCCACGCGGAGGCCTTCAAGGTCGCCGAGCGCATCGGCTACCCGGTGATGGTGCGTCCGTCCTACGTGCTGGGCGGTCGGGCGATGGAGACGGTGTACGACGCGGCCAGCCTGGAGCGGTACATGCGTGAGGCGGTGAGCGCGTCGCCGGAGCATCCGGTGCTCATCGACCGCTTCCTGAAGGAAGCCATCGAGGTGGACCTGGACCTGGTCGCGGACCGGACGGGCGACGTGATGATTGGCGGCGTGCTGGAGCACATCCAGGAGGCGGGCGTGCACTCGGGTGACGCGGCCGCGACGCTGCCCCCGCACTCGCTGTCGCCGGACCTCGTGGAGCGGATGAAGGACCAGGCCATTGCGCTGGCTCGCGAGCTGGGCGTGGTGGGCCTGATGAACGTGCAGTTCGCCATCCAGGGGAAGGTCATCTACATCCTGGAGGTGAACCCTCGCGCCAGCCGTACGGTGCCGTTCATCTCGAAGGCCACGGGTGTGGCGATGGCGAAGATCGCCGCGCTGTGCATGGTGGGCAAGACGCTGAAGGAGCTCGGCGCGACGAAGGAGCCGGAGATGCGGCACGTCGCGGTGAAGGAGAGCGTGTTCCCCTTCGCGCGCTTCGCGGGCGTGGACGTCATCCTCGGGCCCGAGATGAAGTCCACGGGCGAGGTCATGGGCCTGGCGCAGGACTACGCGTCGGCCTTCGCCAAGAGCCAGCTGGCGGCGGGCGTGAAGCTGCCCAAGTCCGGCAAGGTCTTCATCTCGGTGAAGGATGACGACAAGCCGGCGGTGGTGGACCTGGCCAAGCGGCTGCGCTCCATGGGCTTCACGCTCATCGTCACCGCGGGGACGCACAAGTACCTGGCGACCAAGGGCATCGAGGCGCAGGTGGTGCAGAAGGTGAAGGAGGGCCGCCCGAACATCGTCGACAAGATTGTCGACGGGGAAATCGTGCTGGTCATCAACACCACCTTCGGCAAGCAGGAGATCGCCGACAGCTTCTCCATCCGCCGTGAGGCGCTGATGCACTCGGTGCCGTACTACACGACGGTGCAGGCGGCGCGGATGGCGGTGGGCGCGCTGGAGGCGCTCAAGCGCACGGAGCTGGAAGTGAAGCCGCTCCAGGAGTACCTGGGCGTCACCAGCACGGTGCCGGGCAAGGCGCGCCGGTAG
- the rsmD gene encoding 16S rRNA (guanine(966)-N(2))-methyltransferase RsmD produces the protein MRIVSGSAKGRALAGPKPTSRHIRPTADRVRETLFNVLGQMLDGQQVLDLYAGTGALGLEALSRGAGGVVLVDQDREAQALCRQNTDALGFSAQVELLAQPAVRALETLKRRGARFELIFADPPYAARVVETVLDGVTAAGLLSPGGMLVVEHDKREPAPEAHAGLTREDQRRFGDTLVSFYRAP, from the coding sequence ATGCGAATCGTCTCAGGCTCCGCCAAGGGCAGGGCGCTGGCTGGCCCCAAGCCCACGTCGCGGCACATCCGCCCCACCGCGGACCGCGTGCGGGAGACCCTCTTCAACGTGTTGGGCCAGATGCTCGACGGGCAGCAGGTCCTGGACCTCTACGCGGGCACCGGTGCCCTGGGGCTGGAGGCCCTGTCCCGGGGCGCGGGTGGGGTGGTGCTGGTGGACCAGGACCGCGAGGCCCAGGCCCTGTGCCGGCAGAACACCGACGCCCTGGGGTTCTCCGCGCAGGTGGAGCTGCTCGCCCAGCCCGCCGTCCGGGCCCTGGAGACGCTGAAGCGCCGGGGCGCCCGCTTCGAGCTCATCTTCGCCGACCCGCCCTATGCCGCGCGGGTGGTGGAGACAGTGCTGGACGGCGTGACGGCGGCGGGGCTCCTGTCGCCCGGAGGGATGCTCGTGGTGGAGCACGACAAGCGCGAGCCCGCCCCGGAGGCGCATGCGGGATTGACCCGGGAGGACCAGCGCAGGTTCGGCGACACCCTGGTGAGCTTCTACCGGGCGCCATGA
- a CDS encoding cation diffusion facilitator family transporter codes for MAEERRKDRRRLIFALVLTATIALAEAVGGWLTHSLALMSDAGHMLTDVSALGLSLVALWFAGKPADVKKTYGYYRMEILSALLNGVLLLGITGFILFEAWGRFHAPTVVDVKPMAMVAAVGLLANLGALGFLHNTHSMNVRGAFLHVLGDTLSSVGVLVGAGIMALTGWYVVDPLISLVISVVIVVGALRLVRDAVDVLMEAVPAHVDMPQVKELLLRVPGVTAVHDLHVWTISSGVYALSAHLVVLDPMVCNNDEILSAVKHDLFDRFGIDHTTIQIESETYAHLGEVH; via the coding sequence TTGGCGGAGGAGCGACGCAAGGACCGCCGTCGGCTGATTTTCGCGCTGGTCCTGACAGCCACCATCGCGCTGGCGGAGGCGGTGGGCGGCTGGTTGACACACTCGCTGGCGCTGATGTCGGACGCCGGCCACATGCTGACGGATGTGTCCGCCCTGGGGCTGAGCCTGGTGGCGCTGTGGTTCGCGGGCAAGCCGGCGGACGTGAAGAAGACGTACGGCTACTACCGGATGGAGATCCTCAGCGCGCTGCTCAACGGCGTGCTGCTCCTGGGCATCACCGGCTTCATCCTCTTCGAGGCCTGGGGGCGCTTCCACGCGCCCACGGTGGTGGACGTCAAGCCCATGGCGATGGTGGCCGCGGTGGGCCTGTTGGCCAACCTGGGCGCGCTAGGGTTCCTGCACAACACCCACTCGATGAACGTCCGGGGCGCCTTCCTCCACGTGCTGGGGGACACGCTGTCCTCGGTGGGCGTGCTGGTGGGCGCGGGCATCATGGCGCTGACGGGCTGGTACGTGGTGGACCCGCTCATCTCGCTCGTCATCTCGGTGGTCATCGTGGTGGGCGCGCTGCGGCTGGTTCGCGACGCGGTGGACGTGCTGATGGAGGCGGTGCCGGCGCACGTGGACATGCCGCAGGTGAAGGAGCTGCTCCTGCGGGTACCCGGCGTCACGGCGGTGCATGACCTGCACGTGTGGACCATCTCCAGCGGGGTGTACGCGCTGTCCGCGCACCTGGTCGTCCTGGACCCCATGGTCTGCAACAACGACGAGATTCTCTCCGCGGTGAAGCACGACCTGTTCGACCGGTTCGGCATCGACCACACCACCATCCAGATTGAGAGCGAGACGTACGCTCACCTGGGTGAGGTCCACTGA